TGCCCACGTTTCTCTATTTTTCTCAAATATTTTAAACGGCGCGCCGTCAAGTTTCACCAAAGCCTTTTGTATAACAGGTTTTTCTTTCCCTTTTCTTCGCTCAATGTTCATCATCATGGTAAGAGGCGTTCCTCCGCATTCCCACATATTCGTATCCTTAACTAGTTTTTTAATTGACGAGATATAGCCGGTAAAACCGTTTAATGCTAGCACGGCAGATGTATAACCTAACGCGTAGGTATAATTTGCGTCAAAATTTGACGGTGCCCCGCAGCGTCCTTCATAACCGAAAAAATGAGTAATCGCGGAAAATTTGCCCTGATATTGGCCGGTTTTTTTCAGTTCTGAAAGCTTGCTTTTCACCATTTCAACCAGAAGCTTTTCAGTTTCAATTTGTGATACTTGAACATTTCCGTGAGGGTCTCGGTCAAGCATAAGCTGGGCTTCAATGGAATCCGGAAGCGACTTCATAAGCTCTGCGAGATGGCCGGGAAGTTTGGTATATACTAAGCTTCTCTTTTCCTCAATGTGGGATAAAGCATTTATGCTTTCTTCGTTCTCCGCAAGGACATCGTTTAGCGCAGTTATAAGCTCTTTCATTTCCGGTATAAACTCAATCAGGCCTTCAGGCACTAAAATAACGCCGAAATTTTTCTTTTGTTCTGCCCGACGAACAATAATATTGGTTATATTATCTACAACTTGGGAAAGTGTCATATTTTTTGCAAGCACTTCTTCGCCTATTAAAACAATATTCGGCTGGGTTTTAAATCCGACTTCCAATGTTATGTGAGAAGCGCTTCTCCCCATTAAACGGATGAAATGCCAATATTTGCGCGCCGAGTTAACATCGCGGCATATATTTCCGGCAAGCTCGGAATATATCTTAGTTGCCGTGTCAAACCCGAATGATGTTTCAATGTTTTCGTTTTTCAAATCGCCGTCAATTGTTTTGGGAACGCCTATAATGCTGATATTCGTTTGCTCATTTTTCAAATATTCCGCCAAAAGAGCTGCATTTGTATTGGAATCGTCGCCGCCGATAACAACTAGCGCATCAATTTTATTATCTACGAGATTTTTCTTTGTCAATTCAAACTGTTCAGGCGATTCTATTTTGGTACGGCCGGACTGTATTATGTCAAACCCGCCGGTGTTCCTGTATTCATTCATTAAAGGAGCGGTTATTTCTTTCATTTTATTTTCAAGAATGCCTGAAGGCCCCCCTAAAAAACCAATGAGCTTGTTTTTTGTATTCGCTTTTTTCAAGCCGTCAAAAATTCCCGCAATAACGTTGTGCCCGCCAGGAGCTTGGCCTCCGGAAAGTACTACGCCTACTTTAACAGTTTTTCTTGAGACGGGACTATTTATCCCTTTAGCAAAAGTTACGCAAGGTAATCCGTAAGTAGTAGCGAAAAGGTTTTTTACTTCATCCTTATGGGCAATGCTTTCCGTTGCTTTGCCGAATTTTAGTTTTACCGAAGACGGGCCGCCTTTTAATACCTCGGGCAGTACCGGCTTAAATTTTGATCTTTCAATTTGAAGTTCCGAAATTTTAAGCTGTTTTTCCACTGCAATTCCTCCGCTCCCCGATGTATCGGGGCGACGTCTCGCATCACTCCTTCGGAGCGGGCGGACCGTCATTTTTTTCTATTTTTTCCCAACTTTAACTACTTCCTGGCTGATTATAGATTCACTTCCGCCGAAACCAAAGATGCCCAGCCACAGATCCCATATAGGATTATTGGCATAATTTTTATAGTTTGAATTTTTTAACACGTATTGGCTGACAGGAGAATTCAAAAGCATTCTTCCGCTGTTTTCCTTATAACTGACTATTGAAAAAATAGAAAAATCCGGGTCCGGGAAAATATCCATATATGGGCTTAAACGAAACCCGATATAGAAGTACTTCATTTTTTTGAAACTTTCCTTTCCTGCCGTTACCGGGTATTCATTTATTTCCCCGTTGCGGTATATAGTTAAAACCAAGGTCTGTCCGGGAATCACCGAATCAACCATCTTCCTTAAAACACGGACATTCTTTATTTTTCTTCCCTGTAATTTTAATATGAGATCCCCTTCTTTAATGCCCGCCTCGCCTGCGGGCGTGTTTTCCGTTATTTTTGTAACTATCACTGCTCCTTTTTGATTTTTCTTTATTTCATCAGGTAATGCCGGGACTAACTCTCTTTCATCTTTCAGCGAAGGAGGCATTTTTATGAAAGGTTTTTTTGCGGTTTCATATTCGCCTCCTATCCAACCCCTGTGCAATAAAGGACGATTCGCCGCACAGCCGGACATTATCACTAAAATTGATGTTCCCAAAAACAAAATGGATTTTACCCTTATTAATGCCACAATCTCTCCATAGCTTTGGACTTAATAATGGAATGAGCTGATATTATACATAAATTTTTAAAAAGCATCTAATTTTTCAGTTTGATAAACTTATGGAGCCCATACCTGCTCCATCTTTGGCGGATTTCGCCAAAGTATCCACCTTCGCTAAACGTGTCAGCAATTATCGCGGCTATCTCCGCCTTCGCTTTACGTTTCGGCAATAGACACAGCTATTCGCTTTATTGCCTCAACAGCTTCTGCGGACAGGCTGCCGCATTGCTGACACAGCAGTTCGACAGGCTCACTGTACTGAGCGAAGTCGAAGGACTTCTGTGGATTACCCTTTTTGCATTTCCACAAAATATGTATATATCTCCTCCATGAAATTACCCAACTCAAGCTGGGCTATTTTTGCTAAGGCGGGTAAGAAACTTTGCTTTCAGCATGCTTTCAGCCCATTCGCCTTCGGATGTAGAATCCCATATAATTCCGCCGCCGACACCCATTTCCCCCTGATCTCCGTCTAAAAGAAGAGTTCTTATGGGAACATTGAAATATAACGTCCTGTCAGGAGCTATAAATCCGATGGCGCCCGTATATATTCTTCTTTCTTCTCCTTCAAGCTGGCGAATTATCTCCATTGCCCGTATTTTAGGAGCTCCGGTAACCGACCCTGAAGGAAAAATCGCTTTGAATAATTCATATAAAGAAATATTTTGATCAACATTGGCAGAAACCGATGAAGTCATCTGGTAGAGTGTGGTATACGGAGCCACTTCAAACAACCGTTTCACCCAAACCTTATCAGCGATACGCCCAAGATCATTTCGTAAAAGATCCGCTATCATTACATTTTCAGCCCGATTTTTTTTGTCATATTTTAGGCGGTATCCCGCTGCCAAATCGGAGATAAAGTTATTTCCCCGCGGCCATGTCCCCTTCATCGGCTTGGTGTTTACGATTCTCCCTTTTTTGTGGACAAACATCTCGGGAGACAGTGAAAGTATTTTAAACTTTTCAGTTTCAATATATGCGGGATATGGAACCGGCTGTTCAACAAGAAGCTGACGGAAAAGCGAAAGAGCATCTCCCTTAAACGCAAACTTCATTTTATGGCAATATGTGATTTGGTACACATCTCCCGTTGAAATAAAACTCCGTATGCTATGAATATCGTTATGATAATCTTCAAAAGAAATAGAGGGATGGATGTTTGAAATACTAAATGGATTTTTGGCTTTTTTCAAAAAATCGTTGGCTTGAAACGGCTTTTCATAACATCCCATATATATCAGCGGAAAAGAATAGTTTATTTCCTGATCAAGTTTTTCCTCAAAGCTATATCCCGCTTCATAAGAAATAAATCCCGCCAAATAATAACCTTGATTAAGAAAAGAGTCCATTTTTTCAAAGGTTTTTTTAATTTCTGAGGTTTTACGGCAGGTAATAATTTCCTTATGGGAATCAAAAAGGTAAGGTTTGTTATCAAACTTTGTATATACAATCACGGAGCATCTCCTGACGGCCTGGGTGCCTATACAGAAATATTTTATTAAAATAAAATAGCGTACTGTAAAAATAAATCCTTTTGACAAAATTTTATTTTCTTGGTATTATCAACCCGAGAACCGCGATTGGTTATGCGAACCGAGACGAAAAAGCTCAAAATATTTTTGTTCAAAAAGTTGCGAGCATACCCCCCAGTGGTCTGTAAGCAACTTTTTGGACGAAAAGATGAAGTGATTTTTTCGGAGAATTCCATAATCCAATTGTGTTTCTCGGGTTAAAACATTTTATGATAAAAAATTTGACCAGCAAACTTTTCAGGCTTAAAGACCTAAATTCAATCCTTGCGGAAAGCCACGTTCCGGAACACCGGCTGAAAAAAGCCCTGGGCCCCGTTGAACTTATTTTATTCGGCGTCGGTGTTATTATCGGCGCAGGTATTTTTGCAACAATCGGAACCGCGGCTGCGGGCGATGCTTTACGTCCCGGCGCAGGCCCGGCACTGATACTTTCGTTTGCAATCACCGGCGTTGCCTGCGGATTTGCGGCGCTTTGCTATGCTGAACTTGCATCCCTTGTGCCGATTTCAGGAAGCGCTTACACATATTCCTATGCCTCGTTCGGAGAACTGATTGCCTGGATAATCGGCTGGGACCTTATGCTTGAATACTGCGTTGGAAGCATAGCCGTATCCATAAGCTGGTCCGGATATTTCGTGGGATTATTACACAGCATGGGAATTGATCTTCCGGCTTGGATTACTTTTGATTTCCGTTCGGCTATGCACGGGTTCAATAAAGCTGCGGCATTATTGCAGAGCGGGGTTCCGTTCACTGAACTTCAACCTGCGCTTCAAAAAACATTTACTGCGGTGCAAAACGCTCCGCATATTTTGGGTATTCCGATTATTTTTAACCTGCCGGCAAGCGCGATTGTGCTTTTATTGACTGTTCTTTTGGTAAGAGGCATCAAGGAAAGTTCAAGGTTCAATATTGTTATTGTTACAATTAAACTTTTAGTGCTTGGTTTTTTTGTGGTTTTGGGCTCTTTTTTTATAAAACCGGAAAACTGGACTCCGTTTTCGCCGAACGGATTTGCCGGAATAAAAGCCGGTGCGGCAATCGTCTTTTTCGCTTTTATAGGATTTGACTGCGTTTCAACGGTTGCCGAAGAAACGCGAAATCCAAGAAGGGATATGCCGATAGGAATAATCGGCTCGCTAATAATATGCACTATCATTTACATACTTGTGGCGGCAGTTTTTACAGGGATAATGCCTTTTTCCGCGTTGAAAGGCGCTCTCAGCCAGGAAAAAGCTGAACCTTTAGCTTTGGCTCTTCGTCATATAAATCTTAACTGGGCGGGAATTGTTGTCGCTTTCGGCTCTATTGCTGCACAGCTTGCCGTTTTACTTGTCCTTCAGATGGGGCAGGCAAGGATTTTCTTTTCAATGGCGCGTGACGGACTGCTTCCGGACATTTTTGCTCGAGTTCACAAAAAATTCAAAACCCCTCATGTAACCACCATTGCCGCCGGACTCATAATTGCCACGGTTGCAGCACTAACCAATATTGAAGAAATGGTTGACTTGACGAATATCGGAACATTGTTTGCATTTTGCCTGGTATGTTTCGGAGTTATAATCCTTCGCGTAAAAGAACCCCATAAACCCAGAGTATTTAAAGTGCCTTTCAGCCCGATTGTTCCGCTTTTAGGCGTTGCTTCCTGCATTTTCCTTATGACCGGCCTTCCGAACATTACTTGGACCAGATTTGTTATTTGGCTTGTTTTAGGACTATTTGTCTTTTTCTCATACAGCTTCAGGCATAGTTTGCTTCATAAAACCGAACATCATACTCATCCGCATCATCATACTCCCAACACTTAAGCAATCTGTTCAACAATAAAGTTATAATAAAAAAAGAAGGACGTTTTTCATCGCTGAGAAACTCAGACCAATAAAACCGTCCTTCTTTTAAGAACCTATTTCGTTGCTGCTGGTGCTGCCGGTTCTTCTTTCGTCCCTTTCTTCATCATTTTTTCTTTCTTTTTCTCCCTCATCTTTTCCATCTTTGCTTTGTGCTCTTCCATCATCTTGTCGTGCTTTGTCACCTGCTCGGGTGTCAGTACTTCCTTAAGCTTCATGTTGTAGTCGTCCATTATAATCTTTTCAGCATCCATCATTTTTTTCTTTTCCGCCATCATCTTGTCGCTTTTGTCTTTCATAAGAGCGGAGATCTTGTCTTTTTGCTCAACTGTAAGATTAAGATCCTTGGTCATCTTGTCGAGTTTTTCCTGATGCTTTTTTTCCATGGACTGTTCGCTCTTGCCTTCCCATTTTTCGTCAGCAAATGCTACCGTGCAGACTGACGCCGCAAAAATACATGCCATCAACATCGCAATTACTCTTTTCATATTTTTCACCTCCTTTTTCACTTTATTAGACACTTAACAAAACTAAAAAGTTTCATTTCGTAAATATCCCGGCTGGTAAATTATTTCTGTTCCAAATGAAACTTATGTAAAAATCTGTGTATAATCGGCGCAAATATAATTGCAGCGATGGTGATTAGCGCTAAACCGCTATACAGGGCATAAAATCCCGCAAATATTTTTCCTGAGGAAGTTTTTAACGGTTCAAATGGCCCCATGCCCGAAAGAATCATTGCTGCATTAACAAAAGAATCTACCCAGCTTAGATTTTCGTAATAGTGATAACCCCACATACCGATGAAAAGCGAAATCGCTATCAGGCATATGCCGGCCAATGTGCTGTAAACCATTCTCCAAATCAAACGTTGTATTGATATGAGAGGATGGCTATGGTGTTCAAACATAAGAAAATTCCTTTTTTATACAAAAAACTCTATACTTATTTTTTTAACTGCTAATATAATTTAGCAAACTTGATTCCATTTTGCAAGAACATACCTATTTATCGCCAAATTTAATCTTTAACTATTTACTGCCTGATCTATCCTCCAAATTTTGACAAAAGCAATATTTATTTATAAAATTCTGTCACCATAAATAGGTAATATCATGAGAAAATATTTTAACAAAATAGCGATAGCTGTTATTTTATTTTTTTTAATCTTTTGTATGTACCTGCGGGCGGAAAACCTTACCCTATGTTATCATCAATTCGACAAT
This genomic stretch from Elusimicrobiota bacterium harbors:
- a CDS encoding diphosphate--fructose-6-phosphate 1-phosphotransferase codes for the protein MEKQLKISELQIERSKFKPVLPEVLKGGPSSVKLKFGKATESIAHKDEVKNLFATTYGLPCVTFAKGINSPVSRKTVKVGVVLSGGQAPGGHNVIAGIFDGLKKANTKNKLIGFLGGPSGILENKMKEITAPLMNEYRNTGGFDIIQSGRTKIESPEQFELTKKNLVDNKIDALVVIGGDDSNTNAALLAEYLKNEQTNISIIGVPKTIDGDLKNENIETSFGFDTATKIYSELAGNICRDVNSARKYWHFIRLMGRSASHITLEVGFKTQPNIVLIGEEVLAKNMTLSQVVDNITNIIVRRAEQKKNFGVILVPEGLIEFIPEMKELITALNDVLAENEESINALSHIEEKRSLVYTKLPGHLAELMKSLPDSIEAQLMLDRDPHGNVQVSQIETEKLLVEMVKSKLSELKKTGQYQGKFSAITHFFGYEGRCGAPSNFDANYTYALGYTSAVLALNGFTGYISSIKKLVKDTNMWECGGTPLTMMMNIERRKGKEKPVIQKALVKLDGAPFKIFEKNRETWA
- a CDS encoding PDZ domain-containing protein, whose product is MALIRVKSILFLGTSILVIMSGCAANRPLLHRGWIGGEYETAKKPFIKMPPSLKDERELVPALPDEIKKNQKGAVIVTKITENTPAGEAGIKEGDLILKLQGRKIKNVRVLRKMVDSVIPGQTLVLTIYRNGEINEYPVTAGKESFKKMKYFYIGFRLSPYMDIFPDPDFSIFSIVSYKENSGRMLLNSPVSQYVLKNSNYKNYANNPIWDLWLGIFGFGGSESIISQEVVKVGKK
- a CDS encoding amino acid permease → MIKNLTSKLFRLKDLNSILAESHVPEHRLKKALGPVELILFGVGVIIGAGIFATIGTAAAGDALRPGAGPALILSFAITGVACGFAALCYAELASLVPISGSAYTYSYASFGELIAWIIGWDLMLEYCVGSIAVSISWSGYFVGLLHSMGIDLPAWITFDFRSAMHGFNKAAALLQSGVPFTELQPALQKTFTAVQNAPHILGIPIIFNLPASAIVLLLTVLLVRGIKESSRFNIVIVTIKLLVLGFFVVLGSFFIKPENWTPFSPNGFAGIKAGAAIVFFAFIGFDCVSTVAEETRNPRRDMPIGIIGSLIICTIIYILVAAVFTGIMPFSALKGALSQEKAEPLALALRHINLNWAGIVVAFGSIAAQLAVLLVLQMGQARIFFSMARDGLLPDIFARVHKKFKTPHVTTIAAGLIIATVAALTNIEEMVDLTNIGTLFAFCLVCFGVIILRVKEPHKPRVFKVPFSPIVPLLGVASCIFLMTGLPNITWTRFVIWLVLGLFVFFSYSFRHSLLHKTEHHTHPHHHTPNT
- the pabB gene encoding aminodeoxychorismate synthase component I, translating into MIVYTKFDNKPYLFDSHKEIITCRKTSEIKKTFEKMDSFLNQGYYLAGFISYEAGYSFEEKLDQEINYSFPLIYMGCYEKPFQANDFLKKAKNPFSISNIHPSISFEDYHNDIHSIRSFISTGDVYQITYCHKMKFAFKGDALSLFRQLLVEQPVPYPAYIETEKFKILSLSPEMFVHKKGRIVNTKPMKGTWPRGNNFISDLAAGYRLKYDKKNRAENVMIADLLRNDLGRIADKVWVKRLFEVAPYTTLYQMTSSVSANVDQNISLYELFKAIFPSGSVTGAPKIRAMEIIRQLEGEERRIYTGAIGFIAPDRTLYFNVPIRTLLLDGDQGEMGVGGGIIWDSTSEGEWAESMLKAKFLTRLSKNSPA